Proteins from a single region of Oryza brachyantha chromosome 6, ObraRS2, whole genome shotgun sequence:
- the LOC102706205 gene encoding uncharacterized protein LOC102706205 isoform X3, with product MDEISGGKFLCCGDGEVDLTALAAEEFPELPWLQAKGYYVVEEFVGNWVEIALRMSWAAAAAGGGGGGAGRKAVRVGKGVKEKAGLAANAFWRGKGYVDWWMRLEPRVRARIMGAFFGKGTTALANEIIEGTDIAPSDKFSFCLGEPGSFVAETSYESTRQSFFRRNRPCCLDVPSILSCKKNPIFVKELQRLMLVQEIVYMKSNISNHSGDAIFFTTLMSAGTVAEHIFMKLRGILMVVSTESINLELIGDRAPKAAKKKDVEKINGGSRKGKKKSSSSKKLTTSSKQIKDIGCSSSDSHDPKVLQNQQSPSVVGTAIEHVTEDNPFKEIASTPKVEQTVGLGDCKNQCNNKKRNKRKGKTKLSNLMRVENPGSVTLKSDSPHVAKEATEAPNKPVEVPQVSTVSCCDSSIALNGANAKGIGNAKLEDTFNSPRVSSLLTTECSQSVNASDGFSINEQVIPHTSQTESTPQQSPCLPPRSDTVDCNSVVATEKIFPPVIPANMFHGAISDNGAVMKNGGGEYYVYNRNTLGGTSYEWPNVTPPHLVSPEMQQRPATTDRLHLDVGYRWPTQFEQPFLPANHQMRNPPVEAGCNQVLSSLAVPLSFDWPPVFRGYGKLSQNNALSYDPLYTPQMQSSAWSGFHAPLIQRGSVCSEKDRKYFGDSDARNKSDVGDDTESYWFSEEESDGRAHSGRDINQYFGGGVMYWSPAEHAGTGFSRPPSLSSDDSAWAWHEADVSQVVDDIPLGIPCTYNANGVSSPPSTSICSQSESPDPLPQSVGHSMTANGMNSESLQSPSVMQDSPEDKTISVSKSVSSGSEVIKGDTLPYAMLRPIIVPISRRPSRSEFKGGHDHRSPCVPSNRRDIPLVRRPPSPVVLSVPRVPRPPPPSPVGESRKRGFPIVRSGSSSPRHWGMRSLFTEDKILNRAQFCLDGPEVVWPSWGNKGSSAGTMGQSIEDTVLQDHLVKISQLSRDQHPDVALPLQPPDMLNCSSNKGSLSLMHNALHEEIDQFCKQVSAGNLVRKPYINWAVKRVTRCLQVLWPRSRTNLFGSNATGLALPTSDVDLVISLPPVRNLEPIKEAGILEGRNGIKETCLQHAARCLANQDWVRTDSLKTVENTAIPVIMLVAQVPCDTNLSSEYSSVLDSSPDQLSINVLGDQGSPPRSDNSSSEGSSMPLCSRANKDDGNVVQSIRLDISFKSPSHTGLQTTELVLLIVRFLQHEHHLGRPINQNLGSLLMDFLYFFGNVFDPRHMRISIQGSGIYLNRERGHSIDPIHIDDPLCPANNVGRNCFRIHQCIKAFADAFTVLENELLQFSAESDTPASSFNLLKKIMPSIDSDEL from the exons ATGGACGAGATCTCGGGCGGGAAGTTCCTGTGCTGTGGTGACGGGGAGGTGGACCTGACCGCATTGGCAGCCGAAGAATTCCCGGAGCTGCCCTGGCTGCAGGCCAAGGGGTACTACGTGGTCGAGGAGTTCGTGGGCAATTGGGTGGAGATCGCGCTGCGGATgtcgtgggcggcggcggcggctgggggaggaggtggaggtgcgGGCAGGAAGGCGGTGAGGGTTGGGAAGGGCGTCAAGGAGAAAGCTGGGTTGGCAGCAAATGCGTtctggagggggaaggggTATGTGGATTGGTGGATGAGGCTGGAGCCGAGGGTGAGAGCAAGGATCATGGGGGCATTCTTTGGGAAAGGCACAACAGCACTG GCTAATGAGATCATTGAAGGAACAGATATTGCTCCTAGCGACAAATTCAGTTTCTGCTTAGGTGAACCAGGGTCATTTGTTGCAGAGACTTCTTATGAAAGCACACGGCAGTCATTTTTCAGAAGGAATCGACCTTGTTGCCTTGATGTTCCAAGCATTCTGTCTTGTAAGAAGAATCCCATTTTCGTGAAAGAATTGCAAAGGTTGATGCTGGTTCAGGAGATAGTGTACATGAAGAGCAATATTTCTAACCATAGTGGTGATGCAATCTTTTTCACTACATTAATGTCAGCTGGTACTGTTGCTGAACATATATTCATGAAATTACGAGGAATTCTCATGGTGGTGTCGACGGAAAGTATAAACCTTGAACTCATTGGGGATAGAGCACCAAAAGCTGCCAAAAAGAAAGATGTTGAAAAGATCAATGGTGGTTctagaaaaggaaagaagaagtCCAGTAGCTCAAAAAAGCTAACAACATCTTCTAAGCAAATCAAG GACATCGGATGCAGTAGCTCAGATAGTCATGATCCCAAGGTTTTGCAAAATCAACAGAGTCCATCAGTTGTGGGCACTGCTATTGAACATGTAACTGAAGATAATCCTTTCAAGGAAATTGCATCAACACCAAAGGTG GAGCAAACTGTTGGGTTGGGTGACTGCAAGAACCAGTGTAACaacaaaaagagaaataagcgtaaaggaaaaacaaagctCTCTAATCTGATGAGAGTTGAGAACCCTGGATCTGTCACATTAAAGTCAGATTCTCCTCATGTTGCTAAAGAAGCTACAGAAGCTCCAAATAAACCTGTGGAAGTACCACAAGTCTCAACAGTGAGTTGCTGTGACTCCTCCATTGCACTTAATGGGGCTAATGCAAAAGGCATTGGAAACGCAAAACTGGAAGACACCTTCAACTCTCCCAGAGTCAGTTCATTGTTAACTACAGAATGTTCTCAGAGTGTGAATGCATCTGATGGCTTTAGCATAAACGAGCAGGTCATACCACACACTAGCCAAACTGAATCTACACCCCAACAATCGCCTTGTTTACCTCCCAGAAGTGATACTGTGGATTGTAACTCTGTAGTGGcaactgaaaaaatatttccacctgTTATTCCTGCTAATATGTTTCACGGTGCTATAAGCGACAATGGCGCGGTAATGAAAAATGGCGGAGGTGAATATTATGTCTACAACAGAAATACACTGGGTGGAACATCATATGAGTGGCCTAATGTAACACCACCTCATCTTGTTTCTCCAGAAATGCAACAGCGCCCTGCTACAACAGATAGGTTGCATCTTGATGTTGGTTACAGATGGCCAACTCAATTTGAACAGCCTTTCCTTCCTGCCAATCATCAGATGAGAAATCCGCCAGTTGAAGCTGGATGCAATCAAGTGCTGTCCTCTCTGGCAGTGCCCTTAAGTTTTGATTGGCCTCCTGTTTTCAGAGGTTACGGTAAACTGAGTCAAAACAATGCATTAAGCTATGATCCATTATATACCCCACAGATGCAATCTTCTGCTTGGTCAGGGTTTCATGCTCCACTAATTCAAAGAGGCAGTGTTTGCAGTGAGAAAGATAGGAAATATTTTGGTGACAGTGATGCAAGAAACAAATCAGATGTTGGGGATGATACTGAAAGCTACTGGTTTTCTGAAGAAGAATCTGATGGCCGTGCACATTCTGGAAGAGATATTAATCAATATTTTGGGGGAGGAGTTATGTATTGGAGTCCTGCAGAGCATGCTGGAACAGGTTTCTCTAGGCCACCATCTCTTAGCTCAGATGACAGTGCATGGGCTTGGCATGAGGCAGATGTTAGTCAAGTTGTTGATGACATACCTCTTGGGATTCCTTGTACATACAATGCAAATGGTGTATCATCACCGCCTTCCACTTCAATATGTTCCCAAAGCGAATCTCCAGATCCTCTCCCTCAGTCTGTTGGCCACTCAATGACAGCAAATGGCATGAACAGTGAATCCTTGCAGTCTCCATCTGTCATGCAAGACAGTCCAGAGGATAAAACTATTTCAGTTTCAAAGAGTGTATCTAGTGGCAGTGAAGTAATAAAGGGAGATACATTGCCATATGCAATGCTGCGACCAATAATTGTTCCAATATCACGAAGACCATCAAGATCTGAATTTAAGGGTGGTCATGATCACAGGAGCCCATGTGTGCCTTCAAACAGGAGGGATATCCCTCTTGTACGGAGGCCTCCATCACCAGTAGTACTTAGTGTTCCTCGAGTTCCTCGGCCACCGCCTCCTTCTCCTGTGGGAGAGTCACGGAAACGGGGATTCCCAATTGTTAGATCTGGCAGCTCAAGCCCAAGACATTGGGGGATGAGAAGTTTGTTTACCGaggacaaaattttaaacagaGCTCAGTTTTGCTTGGATGGTCCTGAAGTCGTATGGCCTTCATGGGGAAATAAAGGAAGTTCTGCTGGTACAATGGGGCAATCAATTGAGGATACTGTCTTGCAGGATCACCTTGTTAAGATTTCACAGCTTTCTCGTGATCAACAT CCAGATGTTGCGTTGCCTCTGCAACCACCAGATATGTTAAATTGTTCATCTAACAAGGGATCCCTCTCTTTGATGCACAATGCACTACATGAAGAGATAGATCAATTCTGTAAGCAG GTTTCTGCCGGGAATCTGGTAAGGAAGCCCTATATAAATTGGGCTGTCAAAAGGGTCACACGGTGTTTGCAAGTTCTCTGGCCTCGTTCCCGTACAAATCTATTTGGCTCAAATGCCACTGGTTTGGCTCTTCCAACAAGTGATGTAGATCTTGTAATTTCTCTTCCACCAGTTCGAAATTTG GAACCTATAAAAGAAGCTGGGATTTTGGAAGGCAGGAATGGCATCAAGGAAACGTGTCTCCAG catgCAGCAAGGTGTCTTGCAAACCAGGACTGGGTTAGGACTGATTCCCTCAAAACAGTTGAAAACACAGCG ATACCTGTGATCATGCTTGTAGCTCAAGTGCCTTGTGACACAAATTTATCCAGTGAGTATTCTTCTGTTCTGGATAGCTCACCAGATCAATTATCCATCAATGTGCTTGGAGATCAAGGGAGCCCTCCTCGTTCTGACAATTCTAGTTCAGAAGGTAGCAGCATGCCTTTGTGTTCAAGAGCAAACAAGGATGACGGCAATGTTGTGCAGTCAATTCGTCTTGATATAAGTTTCAAATCTCCATCCCACACAGGACTCCAGACGACTGAGTTg GTGCTATTAATTGTTCGTTTTCTTCAGCATGAGCATCATCTTGGTCGGCCCATTAACCAG AATCTGGGAAGCCTTTTGATGGATTTCCTATACTTTTTTGG GAATGTATTTGATCCACGTCATATGCGTATCTCCATCCAAGGAAGTGGCATTTATTTGAACCGAGAAAGAGGTCACAG TATTGATCCAATCCACATTGATGATCCTCTTTGCCCTGCTAATAATGTTGGCAGGAACTGTTTCCGCATTCACCAATGTATCAAG GCTTTTGCCGATGCTTTTACTGTTCTAGAAAATGAGCTTCTGCAGTTCAGTGCAGAAAGTGACACACCTGCGTCATCATTCAACctactgaaaaaaataatgccaAGTATTGATTCTGATGAGCTATAG
- the LOC102706205 gene encoding uncharacterized protein LOC102706205 isoform X2, with the protein MDEISGGKFLCCGDGEVDLTALAAEEFPELPWLQAKGYYVVEEFVGNWVEIALRMSWAAAAAGGGGGGAGRKAVRVGKGVKEKAGLAANAFWRGKGYVDWWMRLEPRVRARIMGAFFGKGTTALANEIIEGTDIAPSDKFSFCLGEPGSFVAETSYESTRQSFFRRNRPCCLDVPSILSCKKNPIFVKELQRLMLVQEIVYMKSNISNHSGDAIFFTTLMSAGTVAEHIFMKLRGILMVVSTESINLELIGDRAPKAAKKKDVEKINGGSRKGKKKSSSSKKLTTSSKQIKDIGCSSSDSHDPKVLQNQQSPSVVGTAIEHVTEDNPFKEIASTPKEQTVGLGDCKNQCNNKKRNKRKGKTKLSNLMRVENPGSVTLKSDSPHVAKEATEAPNKPVEVPQVSTVSCCDSSIALNGANAKGIGNAKLEDTFNSPRVSSLLTTECSQSVNASDGFSINEQVIPHTSQTESTPQQSPCLPPRSDTVDCNSVVATEKIFPPVIPANMFHGAISDNGAVMKNGGGEYYVYNRNTLGGTSYEWPNVTPPHLVSPEMQQRPATTDRLHLDVGYRWPTQFEQPFLPANHQMRNPPVEAGCNQVLSSLAVPLSFDWPPVFRGYGKLSQNNALSYDPLYTPQMQSSAWSGFHAPLIQRGSVCSEKDRKYFGDSDARNKSDVGDDTESYWFSEEESDGRAHSGRDINQYFGGGVMYWSPAEHAGTGFSRPPSLSSDDSAWAWHEADVSQVVDDIPLGIPCTYNANGVSSPPSTSICSQSESPDPLPQSVGHSMTANGMNSESLQSPSVMQDSPEDKTISVSKSVSSGSEVIKGDTLPYAMLRPIIVPISRRPSRSEFKGGHDHRSPCVPSNRRDIPLVRRPPSPVVLSVPRVPRPPPPSPVGESRKRGFPIVRSGSSSPRHWGMRSLFTEDKILNRAQFCLDGPEVVWPSWGNKGSSAGTMGQSIEDTVLQDHLVKISQLSRDQHPDVALPLQPPDMLNCSSNKGSLSLMHNALHEEIDQFCKQVSAGNLVRKPYINWAVKRVTRCLQVLWPRSRTNLFGSNATGLALPTSDVDLVISLPPVRNLEPIKEAGILEGRNGIKETCLQHAARCLANQDWVRTDSLKTVENTAIPVIMLVAQVPCDTNLSSEYSSVLDSSPDQLSINVLGDQGSPPRSDNSSSEGSSMPLCSRANKDDGNVVQSIRLDISFKSPSHTGLQTTELVRELTQQFPAAVPLALILKKFLADRSLDHPYSGGLSSYCLVLLIVRFLQHEHHLGRPINQNLGSLLMDFLYFFGNVFDPRHMRISIQGSGIYLNRERGHSIDPIHIDDPLCPANNVGRNCFRIHQCIKAFADAFTVLENELLQFSAESDTPASSFNLLKKIMPSIDSDEL; encoded by the exons ATGGACGAGATCTCGGGCGGGAAGTTCCTGTGCTGTGGTGACGGGGAGGTGGACCTGACCGCATTGGCAGCCGAAGAATTCCCGGAGCTGCCCTGGCTGCAGGCCAAGGGGTACTACGTGGTCGAGGAGTTCGTGGGCAATTGGGTGGAGATCGCGCTGCGGATgtcgtgggcggcggcggcggctgggggaggaggtggaggtgcgGGCAGGAAGGCGGTGAGGGTTGGGAAGGGCGTCAAGGAGAAAGCTGGGTTGGCAGCAAATGCGTtctggagggggaaggggTATGTGGATTGGTGGATGAGGCTGGAGCCGAGGGTGAGAGCAAGGATCATGGGGGCATTCTTTGGGAAAGGCACAACAGCACTG GCTAATGAGATCATTGAAGGAACAGATATTGCTCCTAGCGACAAATTCAGTTTCTGCTTAGGTGAACCAGGGTCATTTGTTGCAGAGACTTCTTATGAAAGCACACGGCAGTCATTTTTCAGAAGGAATCGACCTTGTTGCCTTGATGTTCCAAGCATTCTGTCTTGTAAGAAGAATCCCATTTTCGTGAAAGAATTGCAAAGGTTGATGCTGGTTCAGGAGATAGTGTACATGAAGAGCAATATTTCTAACCATAGTGGTGATGCAATCTTTTTCACTACATTAATGTCAGCTGGTACTGTTGCTGAACATATATTCATGAAATTACGAGGAATTCTCATGGTGGTGTCGACGGAAAGTATAAACCTTGAACTCATTGGGGATAGAGCACCAAAAGCTGCCAAAAAGAAAGATGTTGAAAAGATCAATGGTGGTTctagaaaaggaaagaagaagtCCAGTAGCTCAAAAAAGCTAACAACATCTTCTAAGCAAATCAAG GACATCGGATGCAGTAGCTCAGATAGTCATGATCCCAAGGTTTTGCAAAATCAACAGAGTCCATCAGTTGTGGGCACTGCTATTGAACATGTAACTGAAGATAATCCTTTCAAGGAAATTGCATCAACACCAAAG GAGCAAACTGTTGGGTTGGGTGACTGCAAGAACCAGTGTAACaacaaaaagagaaataagcgtaaaggaaaaacaaagctCTCTAATCTGATGAGAGTTGAGAACCCTGGATCTGTCACATTAAAGTCAGATTCTCCTCATGTTGCTAAAGAAGCTACAGAAGCTCCAAATAAACCTGTGGAAGTACCACAAGTCTCAACAGTGAGTTGCTGTGACTCCTCCATTGCACTTAATGGGGCTAATGCAAAAGGCATTGGAAACGCAAAACTGGAAGACACCTTCAACTCTCCCAGAGTCAGTTCATTGTTAACTACAGAATGTTCTCAGAGTGTGAATGCATCTGATGGCTTTAGCATAAACGAGCAGGTCATACCACACACTAGCCAAACTGAATCTACACCCCAACAATCGCCTTGTTTACCTCCCAGAAGTGATACTGTGGATTGTAACTCTGTAGTGGcaactgaaaaaatatttccacctgTTATTCCTGCTAATATGTTTCACGGTGCTATAAGCGACAATGGCGCGGTAATGAAAAATGGCGGAGGTGAATATTATGTCTACAACAGAAATACACTGGGTGGAACATCATATGAGTGGCCTAATGTAACACCACCTCATCTTGTTTCTCCAGAAATGCAACAGCGCCCTGCTACAACAGATAGGTTGCATCTTGATGTTGGTTACAGATGGCCAACTCAATTTGAACAGCCTTTCCTTCCTGCCAATCATCAGATGAGAAATCCGCCAGTTGAAGCTGGATGCAATCAAGTGCTGTCCTCTCTGGCAGTGCCCTTAAGTTTTGATTGGCCTCCTGTTTTCAGAGGTTACGGTAAACTGAGTCAAAACAATGCATTAAGCTATGATCCATTATATACCCCACAGATGCAATCTTCTGCTTGGTCAGGGTTTCATGCTCCACTAATTCAAAGAGGCAGTGTTTGCAGTGAGAAAGATAGGAAATATTTTGGTGACAGTGATGCAAGAAACAAATCAGATGTTGGGGATGATACTGAAAGCTACTGGTTTTCTGAAGAAGAATCTGATGGCCGTGCACATTCTGGAAGAGATATTAATCAATATTTTGGGGGAGGAGTTATGTATTGGAGTCCTGCAGAGCATGCTGGAACAGGTTTCTCTAGGCCACCATCTCTTAGCTCAGATGACAGTGCATGGGCTTGGCATGAGGCAGATGTTAGTCAAGTTGTTGATGACATACCTCTTGGGATTCCTTGTACATACAATGCAAATGGTGTATCATCACCGCCTTCCACTTCAATATGTTCCCAAAGCGAATCTCCAGATCCTCTCCCTCAGTCTGTTGGCCACTCAATGACAGCAAATGGCATGAACAGTGAATCCTTGCAGTCTCCATCTGTCATGCAAGACAGTCCAGAGGATAAAACTATTTCAGTTTCAAAGAGTGTATCTAGTGGCAGTGAAGTAATAAAGGGAGATACATTGCCATATGCAATGCTGCGACCAATAATTGTTCCAATATCACGAAGACCATCAAGATCTGAATTTAAGGGTGGTCATGATCACAGGAGCCCATGTGTGCCTTCAAACAGGAGGGATATCCCTCTTGTACGGAGGCCTCCATCACCAGTAGTACTTAGTGTTCCTCGAGTTCCTCGGCCACCGCCTCCTTCTCCTGTGGGAGAGTCACGGAAACGGGGATTCCCAATTGTTAGATCTGGCAGCTCAAGCCCAAGACATTGGGGGATGAGAAGTTTGTTTACCGaggacaaaattttaaacagaGCTCAGTTTTGCTTGGATGGTCCTGAAGTCGTATGGCCTTCATGGGGAAATAAAGGAAGTTCTGCTGGTACAATGGGGCAATCAATTGAGGATACTGTCTTGCAGGATCACCTTGTTAAGATTTCACAGCTTTCTCGTGATCAACAT CCAGATGTTGCGTTGCCTCTGCAACCACCAGATATGTTAAATTGTTCATCTAACAAGGGATCCCTCTCTTTGATGCACAATGCACTACATGAAGAGATAGATCAATTCTGTAAGCAG GTTTCTGCCGGGAATCTGGTAAGGAAGCCCTATATAAATTGGGCTGTCAAAAGGGTCACACGGTGTTTGCAAGTTCTCTGGCCTCGTTCCCGTACAAATCTATTTGGCTCAAATGCCACTGGTTTGGCTCTTCCAACAAGTGATGTAGATCTTGTAATTTCTCTTCCACCAGTTCGAAATTTG GAACCTATAAAAGAAGCTGGGATTTTGGAAGGCAGGAATGGCATCAAGGAAACGTGTCTCCAG catgCAGCAAGGTGTCTTGCAAACCAGGACTGGGTTAGGACTGATTCCCTCAAAACAGTTGAAAACACAGCG ATACCTGTGATCATGCTTGTAGCTCAAGTGCCTTGTGACACAAATTTATCCAGTGAGTATTCTTCTGTTCTGGATAGCTCACCAGATCAATTATCCATCAATGTGCTTGGAGATCAAGGGAGCCCTCCTCGTTCTGACAATTCTAGTTCAGAAGGTAGCAGCATGCCTTTGTGTTCAAGAGCAAACAAGGATGACGGCAATGTTGTGCAGTCAATTCGTCTTGATATAAGTTTCAAATCTCCATCCCACACAGGACTCCAGACGACTGAGTTg GTCCGTGAATTAACTCAGCAGTTTCCTGCTGCCGTGCCTCTTGCCTTAATACTGAAAAAGTTTTTGGCTGACCGGAGTTTGGATCACCCATATTCTGGTGGTCTAAGTTCTTACTGTTTG GTGCTATTAATTGTTCGTTTTCTTCAGCATGAGCATCATCTTGGTCGGCCCATTAACCAG AATCTGGGAAGCCTTTTGATGGATTTCCTATACTTTTTTGG GAATGTATTTGATCCACGTCATATGCGTATCTCCATCCAAGGAAGTGGCATTTATTTGAACCGAGAAAGAGGTCACAG TATTGATCCAATCCACATTGATGATCCTCTTTGCCCTGCTAATAATGTTGGCAGGAACTGTTTCCGCATTCACCAATGTATCAAG GCTTTTGCCGATGCTTTTACTGTTCTAGAAAATGAGCTTCTGCAGTTCAGTGCAGAAAGTGACACACCTGCGTCATCATTCAACctactgaaaaaaataatgccaAGTATTGATTCTGATGAGCTATAG